A genomic window from Cryobacterium sp. SO2 includes:
- a CDS encoding YebC/PmpR family DNA-binding transcriptional regulator, which yields MSGHSKWATTKHQKAVTDSRRAKAFAKLIKNIEVAARMGGADLSGNPTLVDAIQKAKKTSVPNDNIDRAVKRGAGLSGEVVDYTTIMYEGYAANGVAIMIECLTDNKNRAAAEVRTTVSRNGGNMADPGSVAYNFHRKGIVVVPKGNDVTEDDVLAAVLDAGAEEVVDDGDKFEVFSEAQDLVATRTALQTAGIDYDSADIAFVPQLKIEVDAATARKVFHLIDALEELDDVQNIYSNYDLTAEVQAELEAESE from the coding sequence ATGTCCGGGCATTCCAAGTGGGCCACCACCAAGCACCAGAAGGCCGTCACCGACTCGCGTCGGGCCAAGGCGTTCGCCAAGCTGATCAAGAACATCGAGGTCGCTGCCCGCATGGGCGGCGCCGACCTGTCGGGTAACCCCACCCTCGTCGACGCGATCCAGAAGGCCAAGAAGACGTCGGTCCCCAACGACAACATCGACCGCGCCGTCAAGCGCGGTGCCGGCCTCTCCGGCGAGGTTGTCGACTACACCACGATCATGTACGAGGGCTACGCCGCCAACGGCGTCGCCATCATGATCGAGTGCCTCACCGACAACAAGAACCGCGCAGCCGCCGAGGTCCGTACCACGGTCAGCCGCAACGGTGGCAACATGGCCGACCCGGGCAGTGTCGCCTACAACTTCCACCGCAAGGGCATCGTCGTCGTGCCGAAGGGCAACGACGTCACCGAAGACGACGTTCTCGCTGCCGTGCTCGACGCCGGAGCAGAGGAAGTCGTCGACGACGGCGACAAGTTCGAGGTCTTCAGCGAAGCCCAGGACCTGGTCGCCACGCGCACCGCCCTGCAGACCGCCGGAATCGACTACGACTCGGCCGACATCGCGTTCGTCCCGCAGCTCAAGATCGAGGTCGACGCGGCGACCGCCCGCAAGGTGTTCCACCTGATCGACGCGCTCGAAGAACTCGACGACGTACAGAACATCTACAGCAACTACGACCTGACCGCCGAGGTCCAGGCCGAGCTCGAAGCCGAGAGCGAATAA